Proteins encoded by one window of Arachis hypogaea cultivar Tifrunner chromosome 1, arahy.Tifrunner.gnm2.J5K5, whole genome shotgun sequence:
- the LOC112709899 gene encoding uncharacterized protein translates to MEYPGRATRDVSLHELSKRLAEFSQVRGWDQYHSPRNLLLALVGEVGELSEIFQWKGEVGKGLPNWSSADKEHLEEELSDVLLYLVRLADVCGLDLGQAALAKIIKNAQKYPLVTNHNDHHHNPEPKLEKLNSE, encoded by the exons ATGGAGTACCCTGGCAGAGCAACAAGAGATGTTTCTCTTCATGAACTCAGCAAAAGGCTTGCTGAGTTTTCTCAAGTGAGAGGATGGGATCAATATCACAGTCCAAGAAATCTCCTTTTGGCTCTT GTCGGAGAGGTGGGAGAACTGTCAGAGATATTCCAATGGAAAGGAGAAGTAGGAAAGGGATTACCAAATTGGAGTTCAGCTGATAAGGAGCACTTAGAAGAAGAGCTTTCAGATGTTCTGCTCTACCTTGTTCGACTTGCTGATGTTTGTGGCCTTGATCTTGGTCAAGCAGCTCTTGCAAAAATaatcaagaatgctcaaaaatacCCTCTTGTTACTAATCATAATGATCATCACCACAACCCTGAACCCAAATTAGAAAAGTTAAATTCTGAGTAA
- the LOC112709906 gene encoding probable LRR receptor-like serine/threonine-protein kinase At1g74360 produces the protein MTEKKTYSFCGFLLLSLFVLLSVEVIVGEDSLETDKQVLLELKAYLDSKTFEDHGNYVYWNRSTSPCEWPGIWCTHINGTTNRVVGIDLSGSEITGEIFNNFSMLTELTHLDLSQNTLFGDIPEDLRHCQKLIHLNISHNILAGELNLTGFRSLKTLDLSVNRLHGEIGVNLFASACNALVTLNVSGNNLTGGIGGWLDQCPMLQNLDLSTNNLSGGLGNGFARLKEFSVAENHLSGNVSSEAFPLDCSLVELDLSLNGFVGEAPKGVANCKNLTILNLSSNNFSGGIPIEIGSISGLKGLYLGNNSFSRDIPQSLLNLANLVLLDLSRNNFGREVQEIFGEFKQLSFLVLHSNHYTGGLISSGILKLPKVSQLDLSFNNFSGPLPVEITQMASLQFLMLSYNQFSGPIPAEFGNMAHLQALDLAYNNLNGSIPPSLGKMSSLLWLMLADNSLSGEIPPELGNCTSLLWLNLANNKLSGNLPPELSKIGRNAMTTFELNRKSEQILSGSSECLAMRRWMPADYPPFSFVYSILTRKNCRGLWYKLLTGNGIFPFCPPGASLSKPQISGYVQLSGNNLYGEIPSVIGTMVNFSMLHLGFNNFSGKFPAAMGTMSLVVLNITMNKFSGEIPSEVGNMRCLQNLDFSSNNFSGQFPTSLNSLTELNKFNISFNPLITGVVPSTGQFVTFDMNSYLGDPLLVLPNFIYNITGDKNTTLHKYHKKKESKLSVFLGFAAITLAFMVFGLLTIIVCALRKSPLEDPGYLLREAKQSHDSSSSASSPWLSDTVKVIRLNKTAFTHDDILKATGNFSEDRIIGKGGFGTVYKGVFQDGRIVAVKKLQREGIEGEKEFRAEMEVLSGHGFGWPHPNLVTLYGWCLNGSEKILVYEYIEGGTLEDLITDRTSFTWRRRLEVAIDVAKALVYLHHECYPPIVHRDVKASNVLLEKDGKAKVTDFGLARVVDVGDSHVSTVVAGTVGYVAPEYGQTWQATTKGDVYSFGVLAMELATGRRAVDGGEESLVEWAWRVVGRGRLGRALPVSVMGSGLVGGAEEMSEVLRIGVKCTAEAPYARPNMKEVLDMLIGIYYSKGYPSSHGIIV, from the exons ATGACAGAGAAGAAAACATATTCTTTTTGTGGCTTCCTATTGCTTTCTCTCTTCGTCCTTCTTTCAG TTGAAGTTATTGTTGGTGAGGATTCTTTGGAAACTGATAAACAAGttcttttggagttgaaagcATATCTTGATAGCAAAACATTTGAAGACCATGGAAATTATGTGTATTGGAACAGAAGCACTAGTCCATGTGAATGGCCAGGAATATGGTGCACCCACATCAATGGAACCACCAATAGGGTGGTTGGAATAGACCTCTCCGGCAGCGAAATCACCGGCGAGATTTTCAACAACTTCTCAATGCTAACTGAGCTAACACACCTTGATCTGTCTCAGAACACACTCTTCGGTGACATTCCTGAAGATCTAAGGCATTGCCAGAAGCTCATTCATCTCAACATCTCACATAACATTCTTGCTGGTGAGTTGAACTTGACAGGTTTCAGATCATTGAAGACTCTGGACTTGTCTGTGAATAGGCTTCATGGCGAGATTGGCGTGAATCTTTTCGCCAGCGCCTGCAATGCCTTGGTTACTCTCAATGTCTCAGGGAATAACTTGACTGGTGGAATTGGTGGCTGGCTTGATCAGTGTCCTATGCTGCAGAACTTGGATTTGAGCACAAACAATCTGAGTGGAGGATTAGGGAACGGTTTCGCTAGGCTGAAGGAGTTTTCGGTTGCAGAAAATCATCTCAGTGGGAATGTTTCATCAGAGGCTTTTCCCCTGGATTGTAGCCTTGTGGAACTAGACCTTTCGCTGAATGGTTTCGTCGGCGAGGCGCCAAAGGGTGTTGCAAACTGCAAGAATCTAACAATTCTGAATCTTTCCAGCAACAATTTCTCTGGTGGAATCCCAATTGAGATAGGATCAATCTCAGGCCTAAAAGGATTGTACTTGGGGAACAATAGCTTCTCAAGAGATATACCTCAGAGTCTTTTGAATCTTGCCAATTTGGTTCTTTTGGATTTGAGCAGAAACAATTTTGGTAGGGAAGTTCAAGAAATTTTTGGGGAATTTAAGCAACTGAGCTTTCTTGTGTTGCACTCAAATCACTACACTGGAGGATTGATTTCCTCAGGGATCCTTAAACTGCCAAAAGTTTCGCAGTTAGATCTAAGCTTCAACAACTTTTCAGGTCCATTGCCTGTTGAGATCACTCAGATGGCAAGCCTTCAGTTCTTGATGTTGTCCTACAACCAGTTCAGCGGTCCAATTCCGGCTGAATTTGGAAACATGGCTCACCTTCAAGCACTAGACCTTGCCTATAACAATCTGAATGGTTCAATCCCACCAAGCCTTGGCAAAATGAGTTCCCTCTTATGGCTAATGCTGGCGGATAATTCGCTAAGCGGCGAAATCCCACCGGAGTTGGGAAACTGCACAAGCTTGTTATGGTTGAACCTTGCAAACAACAAGTTGAGTGGGAATTTGCCTCCTGAGTTGTCCAAGATTGGAAGGAATGCAATGACAACATTCGAATTGAATCGAAAAAGTGAGCAAATCCTTTCTGGCTCAAGTGAGTGCCTTGCAATGAGAAGATGGATGCCGGCAGATTATCCTCCATTCAGCTTTGTGTATAGTATCTTGACAAGGAAGAATTGTAGGGGACTCTGGTACAAACTCCTCACAGGAAATGGCATTTTTCCATTTTGCCCCCCGGGCGCCTCGCTTAGCAAGCCTCAGATATCAGGCTATGTTCAGCTGAGTGGGAACAATCTTTATGGAGAGATTCCTTCAGTGATTGGAACAATGGTGAATTTCAGCATGCTGCATTTGGGATTCAACAATTTCTCTGGAAAGTTCCCTGCTGCAATGGGTACCATGTCACTTGTGGTTTTAAACATCACCATGAACAAATTCTCAGGTGAAATTCCAAGTGAAGTTGGAAACATGAGATGCCTTCAGAATCTTGATTTTTCTTCCAACAATTTCTCAGGGCAATTTCCAACAAGTCTGAACAGTTTAACTGAGCTTAACAAGTTCAACATATCATTCAATCCCTTAATAACTGGTGTAGTTCCATCAACTGGACAATTTGTTACATTTGACATGAATTCATATCTAGGTGACCCTCTATTAGTCCTTCCAAACTTCATTTACAACATCACAGGTGATAAGAACACAACCTTGCACAAATACCATAAGAAGAAGGAATCAAAGTTGTCTGTGTTCTTGGGTTTTGCAGCTATAACACTGGCTTTCATGGTGTTTGGCCTTCTTACAATTATAGTCTGTGCATTGAGGAAAAGTCCCTTGGAAGATCCTGGATACCTCTTGAGGGAAGCTAAACAATCTCATGATTCAAGCAGCTCTGCATCTTCACCATGGTTATCGGACACGGTTAAGGTAATCCGGTTAAACAAGACGGCTTTTACACACGACGATATCTTGAAGGCCACTGGAAACTTCTCAGAGGACAGGATCATAGGAAAAGGAGGATTCGGAACGGTTTACAAGGGAGTTTTTCAAGATGGAAGAATTGTTGCAGTGAAGAAGCTTCAAAGAGAAGGAATTGAAGGCGAAAAGGAGTTTAGAGCAGAAATGGAAGTTCTGAGTGGTCATGGATTTGGTTGGCCTCATCCAAACCTTGTCACGCTCTATGGATGGTGCTTAAATGGTTCAGAAAAGATACTAGTTTATGAGTACATAGAAGGTGGAACATTGGAGGATCTAATCACTGATAGAACAAGTTTTACATGGAGAAGAAGATTAGAAGTTGCAATTGATGTTGCAAAAGCACTAGTCTATTTGCACCATGAATGTTACCCTCCAATTGTTCATAGAGACGTTAAAGCTAGCAATGTGTTATTGGAAAAAGATGGAAAAGCAAAAGTCACAGATTTTGGATTAGCAAGAGTTGTTGATGTTGGAGATAGCCATGTTAGTACAGTGGTGGCTGGAACAGTTGGTTATGTTGCACCAGAATATGGACAAACATGGCAGGCTACAACAAAAGGTGATGTGTATAGTTTTGGAGTGCTGGCTATGGAGTTGGCCACAGGGAGAAGAGCAGTGGATGGAGGTGAAGAGAGCTTGGTGGAGTGGGCGTGGCGTGTCGTCGGACGCGGACGGCTCGGCCGGGCCCTACCGGTTTCAGTGATGGGGTCAGGGCTTGTTGGTGGTGCAGAAGAGATGAGTGAAGTGCTTAGAATTGGTGTGAAGTGCACTGCTGAGGCACCATATGCTAGGCCTAATATGAAGGAAGTTCTTGATATGTTGATTGGGATATACTACTCCAAAGGTTATCCTTCAAGCCATGGAATCATTGTTTAG